One genomic segment of Melitaea cinxia chromosome 19, ilMelCinx1.1, whole genome shotgun sequence includes these proteins:
- the LOC123662590 gene encoding venom acid phosphatase Acph-1-like: protein MFLFFIVATLQVQLMSSSILSGPAADKELMMTFVVNRHGERTPDADELSLSDQKERLLNLTRIEGLEGLTNIGKRRAYQIGKFIRQRYGSQGLGLLSDLYLQDEIALRSTDKERTKMTAQVAMSALYPPVAEQQWDEGLGKIWQPVPYTTVPLSEDYLRYYSNCERFKDLMKQAKAEAVQQEFQQFNDLAILLKARTGVDFTENPVMYETLFDLFKSQVSLGLDIPEWAKPLLPKLGEAARLAYRLFFRYEEMKKIGGGVILNDFVQAATDISQGKPVKKRFRVYSAHDFNIGSLMEATRVIRHEQSNPEYGSLFGLELYRSKTSGEFTVMAIYLPRAGESTLQMLHFTGCETSSHCDLEKFKEITRNYLLPEKDYHRICNTMPSSFKN from the exons ATGTTCCTGTTCTTCATCGTAGCCACGCTGCAAGTGCAGCTGATGAGCAGCAGTATCTTATCTGGACCTGCTGCTGACAAAGAATTGATGATGACCTTTGTg GTTAACCGCCATGGAGAAAGAACTCCAGACGCTGATGAGCTGTCCTTGTCAGATCAGAAGGAGAGGCTGTTGAATTTAACTCGGATTGAAGGTCTGGAGGGACTGACAAAT aTTGGAAAAAGAAGAGCGTACCAAATCGGAAAATTCATTCGACAGAGATATGGTTCTCAAGGTCTTGGGTTACTATCAGATCTGTATCTTCAGGATGAGATAGCTTTGAGGAGCACGGATAAGGAAAGGACGAAGATGACTGCCCAGGTTGCGATGTCTGCGTTGTACCCGCCTGTGGCTGAACAGCAGTGGGATGAGGGCCTGGGCAAAATATGGCAACCGGTCCCTTACACTACAGTGCCGTTGTCTGAAGACTAT CTACGCTATTACTCCAACTGCGAGCGATTCAAAGATCTCATGAAGCAAGCGAAGGCAGAAGCTGTCCAGCAGGAATTCCAGCAGTTCAATGACCTAGCTATACTGTTGAAGGCACGAACTGGAGTGGACTTTACTGAAAATCCAGTTATGTATGAAACTCTCTTCGACTTGTTCAAAAGTCAG GTAAGCCTCGGTCTAGACATCCCTGAATGGGCAAAACCTTTACTACCAAAGTTGGGAGAGGCAGCCAGATTGGCTTACCGGCTGTTCTTCAGGTATGAGGAAATGAAGAAAATTGGCGGTG GAGTGATCCTTAATGATTTTGTACAAGCTGCGACAGATATTTCACAAGGAAAGCCAGTAAAAAAACGGTTCCGTGTGTACTCTGCTCATGACTTCAATATCGGATCTTTGATGGAAGCAACCAGGGTCATCAGACATGAACAGAGCAACCCTGAATATGGTTCTCTTTTTGGTCTTGAACTGTACCGGTCTAAGACAAGTGGAGAATTCACTGTTATG GCAATCTACCTACCAAGGGCTGGTGAATCAACATTACAAATGTTACACTTTACGGGCTGTGAAACCTCTAGTCACTGCGACTTAGAAAAGTTCAAAGAAATTACAAGAAACTACCTTCTCCCTGAAAAGGATTACCACAGAATTTGTAACACGATGCCGTCCTCTTTTAAAAACTGA